A genomic segment from Tuwongella immobilis encodes:
- a CDS encoding c-type cytochrome, with the protein MKINRRGIVLITGLSLMMVLGCSTQKADPTQAVDRYPVREDWLVADSIGISPSKYYLPGYPPLLRLSKDSTDAEIQALWGEVTANRIRDTRIVAGDERAEFGKVLDSLFGTPSTPKIEPISTEVKAAIDHLQLDPQTLAVGSLAYNRYCMTCHGTTGNGNGPGGRWLVPGPRDYREGIFKFISTDSYAAVNGDSRNLVGHKPRRADLRRTIVHGMDGAPMPSFAGLSDTELESVISYVIHLSIRGEVEYEVMKLAADPRGNDYDVAADLKAALKAIAPRWMVADQSPVVTDTYLGQLLVAEQKVKGYESQAQIVPADQKPAVEAQLKSAQEELKALKASRADRGLESLAQEYREMFPSDKSEASQEKLLNSIARGYEIFLNEKQGGCNACHIQWGINGAYKYDRWGTVVRARNLTTATYRGGRKPEYLYTRIYNGIYGSGMQSFHPLLKQTEEDRLKGESKMWDVINFVMALNDPVKLKMLDEKKGKKLD; encoded by the coding sequence ATGAAGATCAATCGCCGCGGAATCGTGCTGATCACCGGGCTTAGCCTGATGATGGTCCTGGGGTGTTCGACTCAAAAAGCCGACCCGACCCAGGCCGTCGATCGCTACCCGGTGCGGGAAGACTGGCTGGTCGCCGATTCGATCGGCATTTCCCCCTCGAAGTACTATCTTCCGGGTTATCCGCCGCTGTTACGACTGTCGAAAGATTCGACAGATGCTGAAATCCAGGCACTCTGGGGCGAAGTCACCGCGAATCGGATTCGGGACACCCGGATTGTCGCGGGAGATGAACGTGCGGAATTTGGCAAAGTGCTCGATTCGCTGTTCGGAACGCCCTCGACTCCGAAGATCGAGCCGATTTCGACCGAAGTCAAAGCGGCGATCGATCATTTGCAACTCGATCCGCAAACGCTCGCCGTTGGCAGCTTGGCGTACAACCGCTATTGCATGACCTGCCATGGCACGACCGGCAACGGGAACGGCCCGGGCGGTCGCTGGTTGGTCCCCGGTCCGCGTGACTATCGTGAGGGGATCTTCAAGTTCATTTCGACCGATAGCTATGCCGCCGTCAATGGCGACTCCCGCAATCTGGTCGGCCACAAGCCGCGCCGGGCGGACCTGCGTCGCACGATCGTTCATGGCATGGACGGGGCCCCGATGCCCTCCTTCGCCGGATTGTCCGACACGGAATTGGAATCGGTCATCAGCTATGTGATCCACCTGAGCATTCGTGGCGAAGTGGAATACGAAGTGATGAAGCTGGCCGCCGACCCGCGTGGCAATGACTACGATGTGGCCGCCGACCTGAAGGCCGCGCTGAAGGCCATCGCACCGCGGTGGATGGTCGCCGACCAAAGCCCGGTTGTCACGGATACCTATCTGGGACAATTGTTGGTCGCCGAACAGAAGGTCAAAGGCTACGAAAGTCAAGCGCAGATCGTGCCAGCCGATCAAAAGCCGGCCGTGGAAGCGCAGTTGAAGTCCGCCCAAGAAGAACTCAAAGCCCTGAAGGCGAGCCGGGCCGATCGTGGGTTGGAATCGCTGGCCCAAGAATATCGCGAGATGTTCCCCAGCGACAAGAGTGAGGCATCGCAAGAAAAGTTGCTCAACTCGATCGCTCGTGGCTACGAAATCTTCCTGAATGAAAAGCAAGGTGGTTGCAATGCCTGCCACATTCAATGGGGGATTAACGGGGCATACAAGTACGATCGTTGGGGAACGGTGGTCCGAGCGCGAAATCTGACGACTGCGACCTATCGCGGCGGTCGCAAGCCGGAATATCTCTACACTCGAATTTACAACGGCATCTACGGTTCGGGCATGCAATCGTTCCATCCGTTGCTCAAGCAGACGGAAGAAGATCGCCTCAAGGGTGAATCGAAGATGTGGGACGTCATCAACTTCGTCATGGCGTTGAATGACCCCGTGAAGCTGAAGATGCTCGACGAGAAGAAGGGCAAGAAGCTCGACTAA